Genomic DNA from Pseudomonas helmanticensis:
CGTTGATGTTGGCTACCGCTTTGAGCACGCCCTTGCCCAGGTAACGGCTCTTGTCGCCATCACGCAGCTCGAGCGCTTCACGCGAGCCAGTGGATGCACCGGATGGCGCGCAAGCGCTGCCGATGATGCCGTTGTCGAGAAGCACGTCCGCTTCCACGGTGGGATTGCCACGGGAGTCGAGAACTTCACGACCTTTGATGTCGACGATTTTTGCCATTGTTGTAAACACTCCAAAGTTGACGAAAACGACGCAGCTAGAGGAAATCTTTTTACCGTCGGCAAGGGGTGTGCAGCGGGCAGACTTGCAGACGATAACGCTCATGCCCGAGGGCATGAGCGACAAATCGTGCGGTACTTTACCGGAGAATTGAGGTTTACGCGGTTTCTACCGTCGGAAAACTCTTAACCAGTTCGTCCAAAGCTTTGAGCTGGGCCAGGAATGGCTCCAGTTTGTCCAGACGCAAGGCGCAAGGGCCGTCGCATTTGGCGTTGTCCGGATCCGGATGTGCTTCGAGGAACAGACCCGCCAGCGACTGGCTCATACCCGCCTTGGCCAGATCCAGAACCTGCGCACGGCGACCGCCGGCGGAGTCGGAACGACCGCCAGGCATTTGCAGCGCGTGGGTCACGTCGAAGAATACCGGGTACTCGAACTGCTTCATGATGCCGAAGCCGAGCATGTCGACCACGAGGTTGTTGTAGCCGAAGCTCGAACCACGCTCGCAGAGGATCAATTGATCGTTACCCGCTTCCACGCACTTGTTCAGGATGTGTTTCATTTCCTGAGGCGCGAGGAACTGGGCTTTCTTGATGTTGATCACTGCATTGGTCTTGGCCATCGCGACGACCAGATCGGTCTGGCGCGACAGGAAGGCCGGCAGTTGAATGATGTCGCAGACCTCAGCGACGACCGCAGCCTGATCGGGCTCGTGGACGTCGGTGATGATCGGCACGCCGAAGGCTTGTTTGATGTCCTGGAAGATGCGCATGCCCTCTTCCAGGCCAGGGCCACGGTACGAATTCACAGAAGACCGGTTGGCCTTGTCGAAACTGGCCTTGAACACGTAAGGGATACCGAGTTTTTCGGTGACCTTCACGTACTCTTCGCAAACCTGCATGGCCATGTCGCGGCTTTCCAGCACGTTCATGCCGCCGAACAGCACCATGGGTTTGTCGTTGGCAATCTCGATATCGCCGACGCGGATGATCTTCTGTGCCATCGGGTTACGCCTTCTTCTGGTGTTGAGCCAACGCAGCCTTGACGAAACCGCTGAACAGCGGGTGGCCATCGCGTGGTGTCGAGGTGAACTCAGGGTGGAACTGGCAAGCGACGAACCATGGATGATCCGCTGCTTCAACCACTTCAACCAAGGCTGCGTCAGCGGAGCGACCGGAGATCTTCAGGCCGGCTTCGATGATTTGTGG
This window encodes:
- the kdsA gene encoding 3-deoxy-8-phosphooctulonate synthase translates to MAQKIIRVGDIEIANDKPMVLFGGMNVLESRDMAMQVCEEYVKVTEKLGIPYVFKASFDKANRSSVNSYRGPGLEEGMRIFQDIKQAFGVPIITDVHEPDQAAVVAEVCDIIQLPAFLSRQTDLVVAMAKTNAVINIKKAQFLAPQEMKHILNKCVEAGNDQLILCERGSSFGYNNLVVDMLGFGIMKQFEYPVFFDVTHALQMPGGRSDSAGGRRAQVLDLAKAGMSQSLAGLFLEAHPDPDNAKCDGPCALRLDKLEPFLAQLKALDELVKSFPTVETA